CAACGTACGCATTCCACTCAAAACGGACGCGCGCGGCGATGGCTGGCAGCATCACGTCCCAAGGGGCAACGGGCGCGCTTGTAACCGGGTCCTGCGTGCGTGTGGTCACCACCCTTTCAAGGGTGATGGTGCCGTCAGAGGCTTGGCGGAATGTGCTGCAGCCGTTCATCAGCAAAACCTGGCGCGCCGCCATGTCGAACACGTCAGCGGCATCAGGCCCAAGGCCCGTTTGGGTGGAAAGCGGCAGGCCGCGCAGCTGCCGCGCTGGGTCCGTGTTCAAGCTCTGCGCGCCCTGCGCCGCCAAGGCGGCTGTGACATTCCAACTGGAAGCGCGCGGTGCCTGCATGGGCAGCAACACAAGCTCCTGCGCAGTGTCAAACTGCTTGGCCAACGCCAGTGCCTGACCCTGCGTGGCACGCACAGCCACCCAGACACGCATATCTTGGCCCACCATGGCTTTGCCGCGCCTGTTGGCTTCCTGCACAGCCAGCTGGATGCTGGCTGGATCATTGGCCAGCAGAATCAGGTCAGTGTACCAGCTGTCCCCCAGCGCTTGCAGGGCTGTGCTGATGTCAGACGTTCCAGCCCCGCCAGCAAAGGGTGTGACCGTCACCACCAGACCTGGCGTCATGTCCTGCCGGGCGGTGGAGACGCGCACGTCAAGGTCATTGCCCAGCGCGCCAGCGTCACCAGCTGTCAGCGTCACGGCCCCGTTCTGGCCCTGGGCTGCAGTCACGCCGGTTTTCTGCATAAGTGGGCTTGCGAAAATCGCAGCCAACAGCGCGCCCGATGCTTGCACGGCCGTGGTGCCCTGGCTGACGCTGAACGTCACGCGCTGGCCTGCGATCCACACCGCCCCCTGCGCCGCCGCCGTGGCTGTGCCCGTGAAGGTGATGGTGGCGCTGGCTGCCGTGGCGCCACCGGCAAGTGGGGCTGCAACGGCGTCCACCTGCAGGGTTGGCTGTTCTTGAATGAACGTTGCCACTGCCTGGGCCATCACGCTGCCGGGGCCATAGACTAGGGCTGCCTGACCCGCGCTGATGTTCCCATAAAGCGTTCCTGCCGCCTTGCTGGCGGTAGCGC
The sequence above is drawn from the Formicincola oecophyllae genome and encodes:
- a CDS encoding phage tail sheath subtilisin-like domain-containing protein translates to MVDFAEIPGSWAVPGSYTEVIDVPNPNRVAGMPLRCVIVGATASKAAGTLYGNISAGQAALVYGPGSVMAQAVATFIQEQPTLQVDAVAAPLAGGATAASATITFTGTATAAAQGAVWIAGQRVTFSVSQGTTAVQASGALLAAIFASPLMQKTGVTAAQGQNGAVTLTAGDAGALGNDLDVRVSTARQDMTPGLVVTVTPFAGGAGTSDISTALQALGDSWYTDLILLANDPASIQLAVQEANRRGKAMVGQDMRVWVAVRATQGQALALAKQFDTAQELVLLPMQAPRASSWNVTAALAAQGAQSLNTDPARQLRGLPLSTQTGLGPDAADVFDMAARQVLLMNGCSTFRQASDGTITLERVVTTRTQDPVTSAPVAPWDVMLPAIAARVRFEWNAYVEGTYARAKLADDDSPLALADGVVTCRTLKGSWVAQCGIYQGNGWVDDVKEMAPQAVFTRDASDRNRVNASLPVRAMGSLMVLANQLQLQY